CTAGCTGAACTTCTTTATATGGCTTATGGCTTTACCACACAGTTTGATTATGGGACTCAGGTCTTCCAATACCGTTCCGCCCCCTCAGCCGGAGCCCTTTACCCCACGGAAATCTACCTGGCGGCTCGGGGGGTGGATGGTCTGGCCGACGGTCTCTATCATTACTCTCTGAACGATTTTTCCTTGGCGCTTCTTCGTCCGGGCCCTCCGCCTGCAAAGATACCTGCTCCATCGCTCATTTTAAGCAGCATTTTCTTCCGCAGCGCCTGGAAGTATCGGGAACGCGGCTTCAGATACTGCCTGCTAGACACCGGGCATGTGGCTGAAAACCTGATGCTCATCAGCCCGACCCTCGGGCTTGAGCCCCAACTTGAGACCGACTTTGATGACGACCCTGTCAACAGGTATCTGGATCTCGACCCAACGCTAGAAAGGGCCTTGTGCCTCATCAGATTAGGTTCGCCAATTTCGTCTTCGTCAGCAGCGGCCTCTAGCCCTGAGGAAGCTGGTTCAGTCCCCGGCCTGCCGCAGGCTGAACCTCTTGCGCCCCGGGAAGAGACGTTTGACCTGATTACCGCTGTCAGCCAATTAACTTCAGCACACCTGACCCGAAAACAACCTCTCTCCCTGGAACGGCCAGCCGGGCTGGCAGTCTCTCTCCCAAAATTAGCCTGGGATGAATTTACAGGGCCGACCCTGGTTGAAGCCTTACAGAAACGGCGGTCTCGCCGCAATTTCAGGCCCTCGGACCTTGAAAAGGAAAGCCTGGCCCGGGTTCTTGATATGGTGGCCGCTCCAGATCCAGGCACCTTGATCAATCTGGGCCTGGCCGTTAGCTCCATCCAGGACCTGCCAGACGGTTACTACCTCTTCAGGCCTGAAACTCACGACCTCAAGCAGCATAAAGGAGGCTTCTTAAGCCTGGCCATCAGTTCCGACGCCTTT
This genomic window from Deltaproteobacteria bacterium contains:
- a CDS encoding SagB/ThcOx family dehydrogenase, producing MSELNSAAEYHDRTRYTRDRMSGSGLDWSNQPRTTKAYPGAETVPLPRELTLPRIEVSRALLGRLKRSPEPLNLSVLAELLYMAYGFTTQFDYGTQVFQYRSAPSAGALYPTEIYLAARGVDGLADGLYHYSLNDFSLALLRPGPPPAKIPAPSLILSSIFFRSAWKYRERGFRYCLLDTGHVAENLMLISPTLGLEPQLETDFDDDPVNRYLDLDPTLERALCLIRLGSPISSSSAAASSPEEAGSVPGLPQAEPLAPREETFDLITAVSQLTSAHLTRKQPLSLERPAGLAVSLPKLAWDEFTGPTLVEALQKRRSRRNFRPSDLEKESLARVLDMVAAPDPGTLINLGLAVSSIQDLPDGYYLFRPETHDLKQHKGGFLSLAISSDAFHQDWLSRASLILVLTAPLAELEGSLGPRALRLAYLAAGRLGQRAYLAAEYMGWGCCGVGAFYDADLHQTLSLPQGEEILYLVALGSIKKRTHGGRPEKA